The DNA window TGACTGTAACATATCCACAACATTTAAGTAAAGCTTTGCTGTCATCTGATGATCAGGTTTCTGTATTTACAAAATCAACTGGGAAAGCTTAAAGGTAAGACCTGTAGTGTCTCCCTTGAAGTAAAGGTATTATACCCTCCTTCAATCAAAACGTCCTGCACTCCAtatgttacaaaataaaagcatcaataaATTGTAGGCTACTGAAATTACACTGTGAATCATTTAAAGTGTGTTCAATCTATTCTGATagttaaatataatttaattagAAGTTGTCATATCTAAAAAAAGTGTACTGTTTGGCTTTATTATTAtgttctttaaacattttaataatgCAAATATCCAAGTCAAGTCATGTAGTTGTAAATGCAAATGATTCTGCTATACTTATACTATTTATGCTTGCCTTTGCTATCTTATGACACTTTCACCTCGACCTTCTCCATTCTTGCTCCACAGCAGACAAAAGGAATTCATTGCAGCAAATattccttaaaaatgaaatttgtttcgtttttttttattgttgtgttcttGTTCTATTGTTCTGTTTAAAAACGCAAAATCCAAGTGAGGTTGTGTAGTTAAAAATCTGGATCTCCAAAGAAACTCCACCCATGCTCAGGGgaggaaaaaataatttgtacTCTCAAATTATTTTTCTGACTGAAAGCACAAAAACCTGTTGAACCGGTTCTAGAAGGAAGTGCAGGTAGAAAAAACACTCAACCAACACACCTGGTGAGGTGAGAGAGCGACGTCACCTCTACCCGCTTCCTCTGATCAGAGGAATGAGGAAGACGAGTTCATCAACTGGCTAGAGAGGACACAGCTTAGGTTATTACATAAAAACAAGTTTTCTGGACGAAACTGAGTGTATTTGTTGAATTAATCCACCTGTGTGATGGTGCGCGGCTGCCCAGGAGGAGGCTGGTGCGCTCGCTTCGTGGAGACGCACCGGTCAGGGCTGAATTTCGCCCTGCTGGTTGTCTGTTACATTCTTTACTTGATTATCGGTGCCGGTATTTTCTCCGCCATCGAGCTGCCCTACGAACACGAGCTTCGGAAGGAGCTGAAAGAAGCCCGGCAGGACTTCCTGACGGAAAGCCCCTGCGTGTCCGACGCGcgtctggaggagctgctggccCGCGCATTGGAGGCCAATAACTATGGAGTGTCCCTCCTGGGGAACGACACCAGACACAACTGGGACTTTGTGTCCTCCTTGTTCTTCACCAGCACCGTGCTGACCACTACAGGTAAGACAAGTCTTCAAAAATAAATCCACCAAGTGTGGTTTTAATGGCAAAATGTCTGTAATAATCTGTGTagattccacttttttttttgcttttccacACTTCATAAAAACTTTCCTTCCCTGTAACAAATACCTTTATAGTTTAAGATCCCCCCCAGACATCTAAGATACACAAAAATATCCCAAAGGTTTCAAATTCAACTACCACGCTTGTTTAAGTTGAATCTTCCACCATTATTGTCTTTCTAGTGATAGATGTGTTTACGTCTGTAACTCTAGTTTAAGGATAGAACACAGAAACTTTACCTCATCAGCATATTAATAAAGAATAACAGCTCTCCAGCTTTGCACATGCATCATTTTGCACTGGAAAGgtcaaacatttaaatgaaataactaTAAGCAAAACACCTTGCATTTCCTGCTATTCAGTAGGAAGTTTGGAGATGTATTTTAGGAGCTGTTGTGGGTTTTAATGACAACTTGTGCTGCGAAAGCTTCatagcacataaacacacattagTTCTGCTAAAAGAAGCTACTTCCTTCCTAGAACATTCTGCCCCTAAACATACAAAAGTTTGCAAAGTTAACTtaaacaaaatgttaattttttttttttacaaaaatcagTAATTCATTCAGTTAAACATCCTATAATTTATGTTCAGCTCTAAGTCTTGGGTCAGatttgttttccataaaaagacatgttgcttttgATGGAGTCTCTGTCTTCCCTTCCTTCTTtctaattattgtttttcaCAAGTGTTCCTGGAGAAAAATCCCTCTGATTATATCTCTGTACTTAACACGGTGCTCTACgttttgctgtgttttcaggCTATGGCCACACTGTTCCACTCTCCGATGCAGGGAAGGCCTTCTGCATCTTCTACACCCTCTTCGGCATCCCAGTcaccctcttcttcctctctgctgtgGTGCAGAGGCTCATGGTCCTGGTGTCTCGCCGTCCGGTGTCCTACTTCCACCGGCGATGGGCTGTGGACAGGTCGAAACTAGCTGCCATTCACGCCACCTGCCTCGCCGTCCTCCTGACCCTGCTGCTCTTCATTGTTCCTGCGTGGATCTTTGTCACCCTGGAGTCAGACTGGAACTTTCTAGAGTCGCTGTATTTCTGCTTCATCTCTCTGACCACCATTGGCCTCGGAGATTATGTCCCTGGAGAAACTCATAGTAAAGAGGCCAACCCACACCCACAGCTGTACAGACTGGCCATTACAGGTGAGTGGCTGGCTGAATATTACACTCCCTCTGGGACGAAAATCCAAGTTTTTTATTGTGCTTTGTTAACATGTTCATATGGTGATTCTTATATGGTCAATGCCAAATCATGAGCAAAATACCCAACATATACTGTCCAGCCAAAGAAAAtcacacactctaatattttgctGGACTGGCGTTAGCTTTGAATATGGCACTCATTTGCTGTGGCGttgtttcaataagcttctacTATGTcaaagcatttatttctgtccagaaatgcattaatttttcaccaagatcttatactgatggtgggagagtcggaccgctgCGTAACGTCTTCTCCAGCACGTCTCTGAAGATTCTCAATGctgctgaggtctggactctggtcTGGACACTGGAagtcaatccatgtgtgaaaatgatgtctcatgctccctgaaccactcaatttcaatgtgagccccataaAACCTGGCATTGTCATgttggaacatgcccatgccatcagggaagaaaaactgatgaaaagacctggtcattcagtatattcaggtagtcagctgacctcattttTTGGGAACAGAATGTTGCTGAACCTTACCAACTCCAGATCATAACCCTCACTGGCTTGTTGGCACTaggcatgatgagtgcatcgcttcatctgcctctcttcttaccctgatgggCCCGTTACTTTGGAAcacggttgtttaagaaatgagaagctcctcactgcatcagctagagttaaataagttgttgcagctaaaacgtattcatcactgcagcatATTATCCACTGGAAGGCTCTTgactatttgcttagttaaatccaggtgacgactttttttttttttgtggaccAGACAGTGTACCATGCCTTCATTGTTCATGCCTTCATCCATCCAATGACCCTGTCAAAAACACATATTCCGATTTCTTGAGTTTATATGTAACAAACTCACGAAACCAGTTCTGTCAACTTTTATGATGTAGCTTTCAGTATCATTAATCTTCTTCAGAAGCGGTTTCTGTTTCAAACATacatggctgaattactccagtgTCATAACTTGGCATTGTGCGGTGTAgaataattttacagatttcaaaGAAAGAtgaaggtgagctggtgtgctagaGCTTCAGCAGTAGGGAGGGGTGGGTATAGATAAAGATGGTAACTCCACAGATACAGTCTAGAAGAAACAACTGTGCAGAGTTACATACAGGTCATATAAAGACAGGAAGGGATTGTTGTCAATGAAAAGACTTCTGATAATGTAAGTTTAATACACAGAAATTAGTGTTTAGGGTTTAAATAAACAACCAGCTAAAGGCAGCAGCAGTTAGTTGCATGCCCATTGGTGTCACTGGTGGTTAAACAGCAGGCTAACATAGTCACAGTGACAACACTATCAGACCATTATTCACCACGTATAATCTTTATAATCTTTtaaattagcatgttagcatgctaacactcTAAACCACATTCTAATTTTGCAGCTATCAGGTCATATACTCAAGCATGTGTGTTTGCAAAGACGCTCATTTACACATCCAGCACTTATGATGGAAGTTGGCTCTGGCCAGATGGCAAATGCAGGTTCAACATCCACTCCCTCCTAGCTCTGTTATCaacaactgaaaagaaaaaaatatgtgtgtCATTGGCTGCATGTTCACCAGCTGCTTGTGAGCTGTGTCTGTTTTTCGATGGGTTTTATAGCTAAAAATGTCTTCCTGTTGGGTCCGAGAATGAGCAAAAACAGGCGGACAAATAAATGCTGAGCTGACACTTGCTATAAATCCCATTAATCCAAGCGGAGCTGCGGATTCAGGTGTAATTCTCTGTAAGCTCACCATTACGAGGACGCCGACACACTGACATTTGATAGATTGTTaatataaaaatactgattacAGCCACTTTAAAGGAATTTAAAGAGGAAAATATCCTTTAACTggatttaaaacacattttcattttcaccgTTTGCTGTTCTGGCTTCACTTATTGAGAAGACTAAGCTAAGCAAAGACTGCTACCTGTTACACCCTTTTATTTGTAGACCAAGCCTTGATTTAATCTTACTAGTCACCCTGTGCTGGTTTTTATTTCCTCATGCTCACATTGTgggtgtctttgtgtttgctttccCAGTCTACTTGCTGGTGGGCTTGGTGTGCGTCCTGGTGGTGATGGAGACGTGCTACGAGCTCCCCCAGATAAGACGCTTCAGGCAGAGGTTCTACCAAGAAAAAGTTCGGGAGCTGGACTCTGAGACCACCAACATCATCAA is part of the Acanthochromis polyacanthus isolate Apoly-LR-REF ecotype Palm Island chromosome 19, KAUST_Apoly_ChrSc, whole genome shotgun sequence genome and encodes:
- the LOC110969088 gene encoding potassium channel subfamily K member 1-like, with translation MVRGCPGGGWCARFVETHRSGLNFALLVVCYILYLIIGAGIFSAIELPYEHELRKELKEARQDFLTESPCVSDARLEELLARALEANNYGVSLLGNDTRHNWDFVSSLFFTSTVLTTTGYGHTVPLSDAGKAFCIFYTLFGIPVTLFFLSAVVQRLMVLVSRRPVSYFHRRWAVDRSKLAAIHATCLAVLLTLLLFIVPAWIFVTLESDWNFLESLYFCFISLTTIGLGDYVPGETHSKEANPHPQLYRLAITVYLLVGLVCVLVVMETCYELPQIRRFRQRFYQEKVRELDSETTNIINQDHLSDPADDLTDHLPTIPSVSEQAASLRQNHTPAPYTPASGSAVNGKLR